In Macadamia integrifolia cultivar HAES 741 chromosome 12, SCU_Mint_v3, whole genome shotgun sequence, the following are encoded in one genomic region:
- the LOC122058386 gene encoding uncharacterized protein LOC122058386, protein MWNEFKKQEQRFWREHRVLPIHLQTVEWMHNEIATGAGSSHPSDAINEDQPYIPVPIDEEISLYNYDAIDDNVGESAHYTPNASSNCSRGRPSSGVTSKEKKKKGGAEKVISPLKVIANAIMEMAKQDPRKEFVKKLCIEIDALPGVEFDKKLRAKQFSMQHKELALIFLNANEVDKPKVFEHYMKNIEDGGQD, encoded by the exons ATGTGGAATGAATTCAAG aaacaagAGCAAAGATTTTGGAGAGAGCATAGAGTGCTTCCCATTCACCTACAAACTGTTGAATGGATGCATAATGAAATTGCTACCGGGGCTGGATCTTCACACCCATCCGATGCAATCAATGAGGACCAGCCTTACATTCCAGTGCcaattgatgaagaaattaGCTTGTACAATTATGATGCTATTGATGATAATGTTGGTGAAAGTGCCCATTATACTCCCAATGCAAGTAGCAATTGTTCCCGTGGTAGGCCTAGTTCAGGGGTAACaagtaaagagaagaagaagaaaggaggtgcaGAGAAGGTTATTAGTCCTTTGAAGGTGATAGCCAATGCAATTATGGAGATGGCCAAGCAAGACCCCCGGAAGgaatttgtaaaaaaattatgtattgaGATTGATGCACTTCCAGGAGTTGAGTTTGATAAAAAATTGCGTGCTAAACAATTCTCCATGCAACATAAGGAATTGGCTCTCATCTTCTTGAATGCCAACGAGGTAGATAAGCCTAAAGTGTTTGAACACTACATGAAGAATATCGAAGATGGTGGTCAAGATTGA
- the LOC122056930 gene encoding uncharacterized protein LOC122056930 yields MCAKGLLYDRTNVQVEEQVVIFLYAIHHNVKNRVLLHLFGHSGETIRRYFNGVLGAVLKLYLVLLKPPSTLTHERISGNHRSFYSYFKDCIGAIDGLHIPAWVSIAQHRTFHDRKGNISQNILAVCDFDMKFTHILSGWEGSASDSRILDDAIRREGEAKLPVPRSKFYLVDAGFANQKGFLRPYRNCQEEEEWLEQDNAVTGENTNEETKYNDEDSDEDSDVDDEDDNSDQDQFREEMADYMWND; encoded by the exons ATGTGTGCCAAGGGTCTTCTGTATGATAGAACTAACGTTCAAGTGGAGGAACAAgtggttatttttttatatgcaaTCCATCACAATGTTAAGAACCGCGTTCTCTTACATTTGTTTGGGCATTCAGGTGAAACTATCAGACGGTATTTCAATGGTGTTTTGGGAGCAGTTCTCAAACTGTACCTGGTATTGTTGAAGCCTCCGAGTACCCTAACCCATGAGCGAATATCAGGTAACCATAGGAGCTTTTACTCTTACTTCAAGGATTGCATTGGAGCCATAGATGGATTGCATATCCCTGCATGGGTATCAATTGCTCAACATCGAACATTTCACGATAGGAAGGGAAATATATCACAAAATATCCTAGCAGTttgtgattttgatatgaagttCACGCATATACTTTCTGGTTGGGAAGGATCAGCATCTGATTCACGAATATTAGATGATGCCATTCGCAGAGAAGGTGAGGCAAAGCTACCAGTTCCTAGAAGTAAATTCTATCTTGTAGATGCAGGGTTTGCAAACCAGAAGGGGTTCTTAAGACCCTACCGTAAC TgtcaagaagaagaggaatggcTTGAACAGGATAATGCAGTTACAGGTGAGAATActaatgaagaaacaaaatacaatgatgaagatagtGATGAGGATTCTGAcgttgatgatgaagatgataacTCTGATCAAGATCAATTCCGAGAGGAGATGGctgattatatgtggaatgaTTGA